One stretch of Streptomyces peucetius DNA includes these proteins:
- the nuoH gene encoding NADH-quinone oxidoreductase subunit NuoH → MTTLAHVAEAQRSVLALEDLSMFGRDPWWLVVIKAVFCFAFLMVTVLFSIVWERKVVAWMQLRIGPNRHGPWGLLQSLADGIKLMLKEDVIVKRADKAVYILAPIVAAIPAFMAIAVIPFGPAGNEISIFGQRTTMQLTDLPIAMLYILAVASVGIYGIVLAGWSSGSTYPLLGGLRACAQMISYEIAMGAAFASVFLYSGSMSTSAIVEAQADRWFVVLLPVSFIIYVVTMVGETNRAPLDMPESEGDLVGGFNTEYSSIKFAMFMLAEYVNMVTVAAVSVTLFLGGWRAPYPVSTFWEGANHGWWPMLWFVLKVQLLLFFFIWLRGTLPRVRYDQLMKLGWKVLIPVSVVWLMLVATVRALRNENYDFQQIVLYVGGAVIAVLLLSFVADVFRGKKEKAEEAARPAPPAFDPMAGGFPVPPLPGQELPPVPRRRSRQERELIVSGGPNTDSDEPRDGKEADGV, encoded by the coding sequence ATGACCACGCTGGCTCATGTCGCAGAAGCGCAGCGCAGCGTCCTCGCACTCGAGGACCTGTCGATGTTCGGACGCGACCCGTGGTGGCTCGTCGTCATCAAGGCCGTCTTCTGCTTCGCCTTCCTGATGGTGACCGTGCTCTTCTCCATCGTGTGGGAGCGCAAGGTCGTCGCCTGGATGCAGCTGCGCATCGGCCCCAACCGGCACGGCCCGTGGGGCCTGCTGCAGTCGCTCGCCGACGGCATCAAGCTGATGCTGAAGGAAGACGTGATCGTCAAGCGGGCGGACAAGGCCGTCTACATCCTCGCGCCGATCGTCGCGGCGATCCCGGCCTTCATGGCGATCGCCGTGATCCCCTTCGGCCCGGCGGGCAACGAGATCTCGATCTTCGGCCAGCGCACCACGATGCAGCTCACCGACCTGCCGATCGCGATGCTCTACATCCTCGCGGTCGCCTCCGTCGGCATCTACGGCATCGTGCTCGCCGGCTGGTCCTCCGGCTCGACGTACCCGCTGCTCGGCGGTCTGCGCGCCTGCGCGCAGATGATCTCCTACGAGATCGCGATGGGCGCGGCCTTCGCCTCGGTCTTCCTCTACTCCGGGTCGATGTCGACCTCGGCGATCGTGGAGGCGCAGGCGGACCGCTGGTTCGTCGTCCTGCTGCCGGTCTCGTTCATCATCTACGTCGTCACGATGGTCGGCGAGACGAACCGCGCCCCGCTGGACATGCCGGAGTCCGAGGGTGACCTGGTCGGCGGCTTCAACACCGAGTACAGCTCCATCAAGTTCGCGATGTTCATGCTGGCCGAGTACGTCAACATGGTCACCGTCGCCGCCGTCTCGGTCACCCTCTTCCTGGGCGGCTGGCGGGCCCCGTACCCGGTCTCCACCTTCTGGGAGGGCGCGAACCACGGCTGGTGGCCGATGCTCTGGTTCGTCCTCAAGGTCCAGCTGCTGCTGTTCTTCTTCATCTGGCTGCGCGGCACACTGCCCCGCGTCCGCTACGACCAGCTGATGAAGCTCGGCTGGAAGGTCCTCATCCCGGTCTCCGTGGTCTGGCTGATGCTGGTGGCGACCGTGCGCGCGCTGCGCAACGAGAACTACGACTTCCAGCAGATCGTGCTGTACGTCGGCGGCGCGGTGATCGCGGTGCTGCTGCTCTCGTTCGTCGCCGACGTCTTCCGCGGCAAGAAGGAGAAGGCGGAGGAGGCGGCCAGGCCGGCGCCGCCCGCCTTCGACCCGATGGCCGGCGGTTTCCCCGTACCGCCGCTGCCCGGACAGGAGTTGCCTCCCGTCCCGCGCAGGCGGTCCCGGCAGGAGCGCGAACTGATTGTCAGTGGCGGGCCCAATACTGACAGTGATGAACCTCGGGACGGAAAGGAGGCTGACGGTGTCTGA